A region of the Hemitrygon akajei chromosome 11, sHemAka1.3, whole genome shotgun sequence genome:
accttccctatccgtgtacctgtccgtatccctctaaatctttcctatccgggtacccgtccgtatccctctaaaccattcccatctgtgtccctgtccgtatccctctaatccctctaaacctttcctatccgagtacctgtccgtatccctctcaacctttcctatccgtgtacctgtccgtatccctctcaacctttcctatccgtgtacctgtccgtatccctctaaatctttcctatccgtgtatctgtccgtatccctctaaacctttcctatccgtgtacctgttcatatccctctaaacctttcctatccgggtacccatccgtatccctctaaaccattcccatctgtgtacctgtccgtatccctctaaaccttccatatccgtgtacccgtccgtatccctctaaacctttcctatccgggtacccatccgtatccctctaaaccattcccatctgtgtacctgtccgtatccctctaaacctttcctatccgtgtacctgtccgtatccctctaaacctttcctatccgtgtacctgtccgtatccctctaaacctttcctatccgtgtacctgtccgtatccctctcaacctttcctatccgtgtacctgtccgtatccctctaaacctttcctatccgtgtacctgtccgtatccctctataactttcctatccgtgtacctgtccgtatccctctaaacctttcctatccgtgtacctgtccgtatccctctaaaactttcctatccgtgtacctgtccgtatccctctaaacctttcctatccgtgtacctgtccgtatccctctaaacctttcctatccgtgtacctgtccgtatccctctaaacctttcctatccgtgtacctgtccgtatccctctaaacctttcctatccgggtacccgtccgtatccctctaaaccattcccatctgtgtccctgtccgtatccctctaatccctctaaacctttcctatccgagtccctgtccatatccctctaaacctttcctatccgtttactgtctgtatccctctaaacctttcctatccgtgtacctgtccgtatccctctaaaccttccctatccgtgtacctgtccgtatccctctaaaccttccctatccgtgtacctgtccgtatccctctaaatctttcctatccgggtacccgtccgtatccctctaaaccattcccatctgtgtacctgtccgtatccctctaaacctttcctatccgtgtacccgtccgtatccctctaaacctttcctatccgggtacccatccgtatccctctaaaccattcccatctgtgtacctgtccgtatccctctaaaccttccctatccgtgtacccgtccgtatccctctaaacctttcctatccgggtacccgtccgtatccctctaaaccattcccatctgtgtacctgtccatatccctctaaaccttttctatccgtgtacctgtccgtatccctctgaacctttcctatccgtgtacctgtccatatccctctaaaccattcccatctgtgtccctgtccgtatccctctaatccctctaaacctttcctatccgagtccctgtccatatccctctaaacctttcctatccgtttactgtctgtatccctctaaacctttcctatccgtgtacctgtccgtatccctctaaaccttccctatccgtgtacctgtccgtatccctctaaaccttccctatccgtgtacctgtccgtatccctctaaatctttcctatccgggtacccgtccgtatccctctaaaccattcccatctgtgtacctgtccgtatccctctaaacctttcctatccgtgtacctgtccgtatccctctaaacctttcctatccgtgtacctgtccgtatccctctaaacctttcctatccgtgtacctgtccgtatccctctgaacctttcctatccgtgtacctgtccgtatccctctgaacctttcctatccgtgtacctgtccgtatccctctgaacctttcctatccgtgtacctgtccgtatccctctgaacctttcctatccgtgtacctgtccgtatccctctgaacctttcctatccgtgtacctgtccgtatccctctgaacctttcctatccgtgtacctgtccgtatccctctaaacctttcctatccgtgcaAATGGGGCCAGCTCGTGCAGGTAACTTGGCCAATGATTGGATGATACCGGGAGCGATTGAGAAGGTATGGATTAGAAAGGTCGAAGGGCCATAGTTGGGGCAGGCAGGGTGTTTGAGTGTTGGAGGGTGTGAGGCACCTGGCATTTGTGTGGATGGTTGCATACCTCCCCCAGAGTAGCTTCATGTCTGCTTCAGTGGACAGGGTTTTCCTGGCTGTTGTCAAGGTGTCTGGGGGTGAAAAAGGGCAGGAAATCGCTCAGAGACTCTCAAAAAGGGCTGTTCTCACCCAGCATAGCCAAAGGTCCTGACCGATCCCTCTCCCCTGGGCTGGGGCATGTACCCTCACCTGTGTAGATCCCTGCCGTTCCTCACCTCTCTCTGGGTCCATCTGCCTGGTGTGGTGCTCTCCGAACTGCCCAGTGACCCTGGACCTTCCTTGGGGGTGTCTCCAGGCTCTGAATCTGGATCAACATTCTCCGATGGCCGGGGGAACGTCGTCAGATCCTCCTCTCGGCCTCTGGGTGCTCTTAGTCCGATGCAGGATCCCATCGATCTCCTTGTAATGCCTCTCTTGGtgctgggggatgggggagatggaCATACCCTTCATCATTGTCGTGTATcgctccaccctctcccccagtCCAATCCCTCTCTGTGAGAGCCAGGTCCACCTTTTCCCCTTTACCCAACACTCCCAGACAAGTTACACACATCCAGCCCAACCAAGATCCAGTCCCATTTGCCCAGGTGtgccccatattcttctaaacatttcctatctgaccacctTCTGGGAACCCCCAGGTTCCTGTTAAATTCTTCCTTCTTCATtttaacacacactaaatgctggaggaacttagcaggtcaggaattgaattgaattgaattgactatttcttacatccttcatataaatGAGGAGTGAAAacctttatgttacgtctccatctaaatgtgcaatttatagtaatttgtaataaagagtttgtactggagaacagcatctatggtggggaatgaacagtcaacatttcaggccagaactcttcatcaggactgaaaggagGGGGGAGAGCCAGAGTAGGAagattgtgggggtgggggggaggtgtacAGTCTGGGAGGTAatagtgaagccaggtgagggggaaggtgggtgggtgggggagaggggatgaagggaGGAGCTGAGAGTGAagggataaagggctgaagaagaaggagcctgattgggaaggagagtggaccgtgggttACAGGGAAGGAGGGGGGTGACAGGCACTGAGAAGAGAAGAGCTGAGAGGGGAGTCAGAATGGCAAAAGAGAGAAGGTGGAGGGCAGACGAATGACTGGAACCTAGAGCTAACGATGTTCATGCCGTCTCGTTCACTTTGAACCTCTGCCATCTAGTTGTAATTCCCCAATCCTGTGAAACAGATTTTCACTGACTCTTGCTATACATgacaggaataataataataaatattctttatttaattaattaatcaatcaatcaataaaaaaggggaaaaaaaatgaccaattgACATTCCCATAGTGAGAACAAGACTCTGACTCTCCACCATCCTGATTTTGTCCTTCCTCAGCTTCCTCCGCTCCAGGGAGAACAGACCCAGTCCCTCCCATCTCTCTCCATAACTGAAACTTTCCATCCTAGACAACGTCCTGgacaatcttctctgcaccctctccagtgcagTCACCTCCATCCCAGAGCCTGTGACCGGAACTGCACACGGTGCTCCAGCCTTCCCAATGGTTTATAAAGttagaccataacctccctgctcttgtattctgtgaTACGGCAAATGCAGGCAAGTTCCCGTACACCTTCCTCACCCCCTGATCTGTGCTGCCACCTTCAAGGATCCTTCGacctgtacaccgaggtccctctgtccctcagtactccctaccgtttacagtgtgtgtcctaccctcatacaccaaggtccctctgtccctcagtactcccctaccgttcacagtgtgtgtcctacccttgtacaccgaggtccctctgtccctcagtattccctactgttcacagtgtgtcctaccctcaaacaccgaggtccctctgtccctcagtactccctaccgttcacagtgtgtgtcctacccttgtacacccaagtccctctgtccctcagtaccccctaccgttcactgtgtgtcCTACTCTTGTACACCgagttccctctgtccctcagaactccctaccattcacagcgtgtgacctacccttgtacaccgaggtccctctgtccctcagtactccctactgttcacagtgtctcctacccttatacaccgaggtccccctgtccctcagtactccctaccgttcacagtgtgtgtcctaccctcatacaccaaggtccctctgtccctcagtactccctaccgttcacagtgtgtgtcctacccttgtacaccgaggtccctctgtccctcagtattccctactgttcacagtgtgtcctaccctcaaacaccgaggtccctctgtccctcagtactccctaccgttcacagtgtgtgtcctacccttgtacacccaagtccctctgtccctcagtaccccctaccgttcactgtgtgtcCTACTCTTGTACACCgagttccctctgtccctcagaactccctaccattcacagcgtgtgacctacccttgtacaccgaggtccctctgtccctcagtactccctactgttcacagtgtctcctacccttatacaccgaggtccccctgtccctcagtactccctaccgttcacagtgtgtgtcctaccctcatacaccaaggtccctctgtccctcagtactccctaccgttcacagtgtgtgtcctaccctcatacaccaaggtccctctgtccctcagtactccctaccgttcacagtgtgtgtcctaccctcatacaccaaggtccctctgtccctcagtactccctaccgttcacagtgtgtcctacccttgtacaccgaggtccctctgtccctcagtattccctaccgttcacagtgtgtgtcctacccttgtacacccaAGTCGCTCTGTCCCTCAGTACCCCCTACCCGTTCACTGTGTGTCCTACTCTTGTACACCgagttccctctgtccctcagaactccctaccattcacagcgtgtgacctacccttgtacaccgaggtccccctgtccctcagtcctccctaccgttcacagggTGTCCTACCCTTGTtcaccgagatccctctgtccctcagtactccctaccgttcacagtgtgtcctacccttgtacaccgaggtccctctgtccctcagtactccctaccgttcacagtgtgtcctacccttgttcaccgagatccctctgtccctcagtactccctaccattcacagtgtgtcctacccttgtacaccgagatccctctgtccctcagtactccctaccgttcacagtgtgtcctacccttgttcaccgagatccctctgtccctcagtactccctaccgttcacagtgtgtcctacccttgttcaccgagatccctctgtccctcagtactccctaccgttcacagtgtgtcctacccttgtacaccgagatccctctgtccctcagtactccctaccgttcacagtgtgtcctacccttgttcaccgagatccctctgtccctcagtactccctaccgttcacagtgtgtcctacccttgttcaccgagatccctctgtccctcagtactccctactgttcacagtgtgtcctacccttgttcaccgagatccctctgtccctcagtactccctaccgttcacagtgtgtcctacccttgtacaccgagatccctctgtccctcagtactccctaccgttcacagtgtgtcctacccttgttcaccgagatccctctgtccctcagtactccctaccgttcacagtgtgtcctacccttgttcaccgagatccctctgtccctcagtactccctaccgttcacagtgtgtcctacccttgtacaccgagatccctctgtccctcagtactccctaccgttcacagtgtgtcctacccttgttcaccgagatccctctgtccctcagtactccctaccgttcacagtgtgtcctacccttgtacaccgaggtccctctgtccctcagtactccctaccgttcacagtgtgtcctacccttgttcaccgagatccctctgtccctcagtactccctaccgttcacagtgtgtcctacccttgttcaccgagatccctctgtccctcagtactctctaccgttcacagtgtgtgtcctaccctcgtacaccgagatccctctgtccctcagtactctctaccgttcacagtgtgtcctaccctcgtacaccgagatccctctgtccctcagtactctctactgttcacagtgtgtgtcctaccctcgtacaccgagatccctctgtccctcagtactctctaccgttcacagtgtgtcctacccttgttcaccgagatccctctgtccctcagtactccctaccgttcacagtgtgtcctaccgttgttcaccgagatccctctgtccctcagtactctctaccgttcacagtgtgtgtcctaccctcgtacaccgagatccctctgtccctcagtactctctaccgttcacagtgtgtgtcctaccctcgtacaccgagatccctctgtccctcagtactctctaccgttcacagtgtggcctaccctcgtacaccgaggtccctctgtccctcagtactccctaccgttcacagtgtatGTCCTCCCTGATCGGACACTGTCTTACTCGACAGTGTGGGAGGGTTTGAGGGGCAAATGGCCTTTGTTTCTTGTTTTACCCTGATACAGGCAGGTGAAAATATGTTAATAGATGAGCTCGGGTACACACTCATATGCAAAGAAACACACACTTGCTCTCTCTGCGGTCCATTGAAACCATGCTCTCACTTCTGACCAACTGCTGAATTCTCTCAGCTCCCACGTTCCTCACCACCTCTTTCACTGATGGCAGACGCAGTCCCAAATGCTAGCACCACCCACTCGGAATATGGTGGTCTAATCCCGTGCCATTCCCCTCCGTTGGGCGGGAACACTCACCCCATCTCATGTCTGAGCTGACCCCCCTCACCTCTCTCAGGGTCCATCTCTCCACCGGTGGGCTCTCTGCCCTCAGAACTCGCTCAGGGTTGGCTCCAGATTCCTGTTCCGGATCACTCTCCTCCTGGGGCACGGGAGCATCGCTCGACCTTCCTCCTGGACTCCGGGCGCTCCGAGTTCGGCTGAGGATCCCGTCGATCTCCTCGTAATGTCTCTCTGGGCGCTGGGGTTGAGGGCACAGACACACCTTCTGTCACTGCCCTACCTCTCTACACGCCAAAACCTGAGCCACTACCCCCACCACTCCCAGGGTCGCCAGCTGACTTACCTCAGGCCTGGGATCACCATTTGACCTTTCACCTCAGATCTGGCGTTACTGCCTAACTTTTTACCCGATCTGAGGTGATGGGGGAGGAACAAGTGTCAGATAAGAAACACAGGTCGTAGGCTGACATTTCACCCCAGGACTGGGCAACGCTGAACGTTTGACCGACCCATCTGAGGTCTGGGAAGAATGAGGGAAATCCTGTCAAGACCTGATGGGGCACAACCACACCTGGACAGGGAAATGTACGACCCCAGGGCTCACCATCTCAGACTGAGGGGCTTGCTGTGCAggacagagatgggaagggttCTCCTGGCCTTGAGGAATCCCCCTTGGAGAGGGTTCTGTCAGAGTACCCCGGATGAGTAACCTGTGTGTGTTTTTAGATGGTGCCTGTTGCAGCTGTTGTGGTGGGGTGGATGATTGAGCAAGCTGGGTGGTTTTGGGCTTCCAGGGGGTTGTTGGACTGTCACGCAGGGACTCAGGGGCTGGGAATTACCCAGAGACTCACAGATAAGTCTGTTCCCTCCCATCCTGTGCCTGTTCCCCAGCCCCCGAGACTGGAATTACAGCTCCCCCATACCCCACGTCTGTGCTGCCCCTCCTCACCTCTTTCCGAGTCCATCTGTCCAGCAAGGGGCTCTTCGCACCACCCACTGCCACCGGACTTTCCTCGGGAGTGGCTATGGCCTCCCCATCTGGATCGTCATACTCCATTGAGCTGGGAATGTCACCGGACCCTCCTCCTGGACCCTGGGGGCTCGAAGACAGGTCCAGGTTCCTGCCAATCTCTTCGTAATGTCTCTCTGGGAGCTGGGGGTGGGGAGCACAGACTCTGTTACTGTCCCATCTTGACCAGTCATCACTCCACAACACCCGACTTGTGCCACCCGCTACCCCAGCTGACCTCTCACCTCTCCCTGACCTCACATCTCTCTGAAAGatctttcaccccccccccacccccggcctcTCACTCTGGGTTCTGGATTCAGTGCCTGACCTCTCACCCCTGACCTTTCACTTCAAGAACTGGGGTTACCACTTTTTTAACCTGTGTCTGACCTTCTTTCTCCGGATCACTGCCTGACACTTCTTCAATGTTGTGGGAGTCTCAGCCTCCACACCCCCCTCCAGTGTGTCCCAGATTCTAACCTCCCATCCCCCCACAGGGAAAATTTTCCCCTTCGATTCCCCAGTAACCCTCTTCCCCCCTCACTCTAAACCCTTTAGTTTTAACCACATTTCTTTGGGCAGATGCTTCCCACTCTCCACCTTGCCCACGCCCCTCATAACACTGTCCATTTGTAGCAGGTTGCCCCTCAGGACGAACAGACCCAGCCTCTCTGGTCTCTGCTTGTAACTGAAACTCTCCATCCCAGACAATCTCCTCTTCACCTCCTTCCGAGAgtctgtgaccagaactgcacacagtgctccagctGTGACCTGTCCACTGgtttataaaccatataacaattacagcacggaaacaggccatctcgacccttctagtccgtgctgaacgcttactctcacctagtcccaccaacccgcactcagcccataaccctccattccttttctgtccatatacctatccaattttactttaaatgataaaaccgaacctgcctctaccacttctactggaagctcgttccactctctaagtaaagaaattccccctcgtgttacccttaaacttttgcccccaactctcaaatcatgtcctcttgtttgaatctcccctcctatcaatggaaaaagcctatccacgtcaactcgatctatccccctcattattttaaatacctctatcaagtcccccctcaaccttctacgctccaaagaataaagacctaacttgttcagcctttccctgtaacttaggtgctgaaacccaggtaacattctagtaaatctctgtactctctctattttgttgatatctttcctgtaattcgctgaccagaactgtacacaatactccaaatttgaccttaccaatgtcttgtacaattttaacattacatcccaactcctatactcaatgctctgatttataaaggccagcataccaaaagctttcttcaccaccctatccacatgagattccaccttcagggaactatgcaccattattcctagatcactctgttctaccgcattcttcaatgccctaccatttaccatgtatgtcctatttggacaTAACCTCCCCGCTCTTGTATTCTGTGCCCCAGCTAATGGAGACAAGTTTCCCATACAACTTCTTCACCCCCTCTCCGGTACAGCTGCCCCTTCCGATGACGGCATGTTGTGGTACCTTGTAGCAGGGCTTGGTGAGGTACTCGGCAAAGGGAAGGATGGGGACGGTCCTGTGGTAGTCGAGGAGATCTGTAACGCTGTTGTGGAGCCTGTCATCACCGAGGATCATGTACCGGCCGTTGTCCATCTGGCGGATGATGAAATGCCGACATCGACCCATCCCGCTGGGGGAAGAGTGGGTGGGGAACATTACCATGGCAACTGTCCCTGGGAGCATCAAACCCAAGGAGGTGGGTTGTGGGAACCACTGGCACTCTCCTCCTATCCTGGGACATATCCACACAATCTCTCCACCTCCCAACCCATCACCCATCTCAGCACATTCCCTCAACCCTTCCCATCCTAGGAGATCCACCCTACCATCAAGGGACTCATTTCCAATACCCCTCACCAATCCCATCCCATGTCGGACTGCCCCTCAAACCTCATCCCATTCCCTCAACCACATCACATCTCTCCCTTCAGCCTATCCCATTCCTCCCCTCAAATATCCCATCCTGGGCCTTCCACTGACTGTCTCCCTACCCCCAACATCATGGGATTCATATCAAGCCTCTATCTTATCCCATCATGGGACATCCCCTCACATCCCTTTCTATTCCTGAAGAGCCACTCTCTACCACACCATCCCTCTGAGATCCACTTTCACGTTTCACCCCATCCTGGGACCTaccctcactcccccatcccaacTCGGAGTATCCACTCCCCACCCCAGTTCAGAATATCTGGGAGATCCCCTCAATGCCCACACATCCAAAGACTCATCTCACAATTCTCATCCCATCTCAGGAAATACCCCATAACCACTCCCCTCACCTCAGCCTCAAACCTGCTCAATTCCCTCAGGTGGGGTGAAGGGGGACAGTTGAGGGAGGAGTCTGCCTTGCCATCTCCTCCCCCAATCCCCAGGACGGGTGTAACAGGATTGCATGAGCGAACCTACCCAGTCGTGTATGACAGTGGGGGACTGTCATGGAGGGATGGGATCTGAGGGCCGGGTACGTTGATCCAGAGAGTTCCAAGTCCCTACATTGCGGTTAGTTCCATCCCACTCTGGTACGGCAACTCGAATGCACAGGAATTCAAGAATCTGCAGACAAACGTGAACTCTGCCCAATATATCCCTTCCCACCACCTCAGGCAGGCAACACCCattatcagagacccccaccatccgGGGCAGGCCACCTTCTCACTGctccatcgggcaggaggtacagaagcctgaagccccacaccaccagggtcaggaacagcgacttctcttcaaccattcggttcctGAACCGACCGGCACAACCCCGATCACTACCTCGGTACAGtcacactgtgaccactttgcATCACACTGGTCATTTTGATCTAATTGTATTCTACCTTGTAAAATTTGTGTTTAGtttatgtttttttcttgtgaatgctgtgtaTCCGATGCTGCgctgcctgtgatgctgttgtaAATATGTTTTTCTTTGCCAATAAACATGACTTTGACTCTTCCTGCTTCATCCACAAAGCCTGGTGTTGGAAATCAGTATCTGTA
Encoded here:
- the LOC140735751 gene encoding uncharacterized protein encodes the protein MGLVRGIGNESLDGRVDLLGWEGLRECAEMGDGLGGGEIVWICPRIGGECQWFPQPTSLGLMLPGTVAMVMFPTHSSPSGMGRCRHFIIRQMDNGRYMILGDDRLHNSVTDLLDYHRTVPILPFAEYLTKPCYKLPERHYEEIGRNLDLSSSPQGPGGGSGDIPSSMEYDDPDGEAIATPEESPVAVGGAKSPLLDRWTRKERPERHYEEIDGILSRTRSARSPGGRSSDAPVPQEESDPEQESGANPERVLRAESPPVERWTLREVRGVSSDMRWGECSRPTEGNGTGLDHHIPSGWC